In Hymenobacter sublimis, a single genomic region encodes these proteins:
- a CDS encoding M20/M25/M40 family metallo-hydrolase — MRRSTLLLLSLGLSATAFAQTKPTATPDPLITKMVQDISEKNLREDIDKLVSFGTRHTLSDTKSKKRGIGASRNWVENEFKKYSKASGGRLKVEQDTFTVKPDGRRIDRPVVMANVMATLPGTDPTDKRIFIVSGHIDSRVTDVMNATADAPGANDDGSGTVAVMELARVMSQQQFPATIIFVAVQGEEQGLYGSTHLAKRAKKEGWNLVAMLNNDIMGNSSGHDPEIKDDKRLRVFSEGVPATETADEARVRRTLSSENDSPSRNLARYTRLACQQYVPGHEVVLEYRPDRFLRGGDHTPFNQQGFTAVRFSEMNEDFRHQHQDLRTESGTEYGDYAKFMDFPYLRRNTGVNLATLASLALAPAAPENVGVLTANLTNRTELKWEAPKMGEKPAGYYVLMRETSAPEWQQKFFVTDTKADLPHSKDNYIFGVVSVDAEGHESLPVIPKPVR; from the coding sequence ATGCGCCGTTCTACGCTGCTTTTGCTTTCCCTGGGCCTTAGCGCCACCGCCTTCGCCCAAACCAAACCCACTGCTACCCCCGACCCGCTCATTACGAAAATGGTGCAGGATATTTCGGAGAAAAACCTGCGCGAGGACATTGACAAACTCGTGAGCTTCGGTACGCGTCACACGCTTTCGGACACCAAAAGCAAAAAGCGCGGTATCGGGGCGTCGCGCAACTGGGTAGAAAATGAGTTCAAGAAATACAGCAAAGCCAGCGGGGGCCGGCTGAAAGTAGAGCAGGACACCTTCACCGTGAAGCCCGACGGCCGCCGCATCGACCGGCCCGTGGTCATGGCCAACGTCATGGCTACCCTACCCGGCACCGATCCCACGGACAAGCGCATTTTCATTGTGAGCGGCCACATCGACTCGCGGGTGACGGATGTGATGAACGCCACCGCCGACGCGCCCGGCGCCAACGACGACGGCTCGGGTACGGTAGCCGTGATGGAGTTGGCCCGCGTGATGTCACAGCAGCAGTTTCCGGCTACCATCATTTTCGTGGCGGTGCAGGGCGAAGAGCAGGGTCTTTATGGCTCCACCCACCTAGCCAAGCGCGCTAAAAAGGAAGGCTGGAACTTGGTGGCCATGCTCAACAATGACATCATGGGCAACTCCTCGGGCCACGACCCGGAAATCAAGGACGACAAGCGCCTGCGCGTGTTCAGCGAGGGGGTGCCCGCTACCGAAACCGCCGACGAAGCCCGCGTCCGCCGCACGCTGTCCTCGGAAAATGACTCGCCCAGCCGCAACCTGGCCCGCTACACCCGCTTGGCCTGCCAGCAGTACGTGCCCGGCCACGAGGTAGTGCTGGAGTATCGCCCCGACCGATTCCTGCGCGGCGGCGACCATACGCCGTTCAATCAGCAAGGCTTCACGGCGGTGCGTTTCTCGGAAATGAACGAGGATTTCCGCCACCAACACCAGGATCTGCGCACGGAAAGCGGCACCGAATACGGCGACTACGCCAAGTTCATGGACTTTCCCTACCTGCGCCGCAACACGGGCGTGAACTTGGCTACCCTGGCCAGCCTGGCCCTGGCCCCCGCCGCCCCTGAAAACGTGGGTGTGCTCACGGCCAACCTCACCAACCGCACGGAGCTGAAGTGGGAAGCCCCCAAAATGGGCGAGAAGCCCGCCGGCTACTACGTGCTCATGCGCGAAACCAGCGCCCCGGAGTGGCAGCAGAAGTTCTTCGTAACGGATACCAAAGCCGACCTACCCCACAGCAAAGACAACTACATTTTCGGGGTAGTATCGGTAGATGCGGAAGGCCACGAGAGCCTGCCCGTTATTCCGAAGCCGGTGCGATAA
- the bioD gene encoding dethiobiotin synthase, with translation MERLFITGIGTDVGKTVVSAILTEALRADYWKPVQAGLEPSTDAGTVRGLVGNPVSHFWPERHRLQLPASPHAAAAAEGLALHPTDFQLPQTSNHLIVEGAGGLLVPLAPGFLIADLAQRLELEVVVVSRNYLGSINHTLLTLEALQARGLRVRGLVFNGEPTPATEDFIAQHTGVPLLPRVRPEAELSRAVVSRYAAEFRAWFAANPSQ, from the coding sequence TTGGAACGACTTTTCATTACCGGCATCGGCACCGATGTGGGCAAAACCGTGGTTTCGGCCATCCTAACCGAAGCCTTACGAGCTGATTATTGGAAGCCCGTACAGGCAGGCCTGGAACCGAGTACCGATGCGGGCACGGTCCGCGGCTTGGTTGGTAATCCGGTGAGCCACTTCTGGCCTGAGCGCCACCGACTGCAGCTGCCGGCTTCGCCCCACGCCGCGGCCGCGGCTGAGGGCTTGGCACTGCACCCCACTGACTTTCAGCTCCCGCAAACCAGCAACCACCTCATTGTGGAAGGAGCGGGCGGCCTACTCGTGCCCCTGGCTCCGGGTTTTCTAATTGCCGACCTTGCTCAGCGCCTCGAGCTGGAAGTGGTAGTGGTGTCGCGCAATTACCTGGGCAGCATCAACCACACGTTGCTCACTCTGGAAGCCTTGCAGGCCCGCGGGCTGCGAGTGCGGGGCCTAGTGTTCAATGGCGAGCCTACCCCAGCTACCGAAGACTTCATTGCCCAACACACAGGCGTGCCCTTGCTACCCCGGGTGCGGCCAGAAGCGGAACTGTCGCGGGCGGTAGTAAGCCGCTACGCCGCCGAGTTTCGGGCGTGGTTTGCCGCTAATCCTTCGCAGTAG
- a CDS encoding aspartate kinase, with product MKILKFGGTSVGSPQRMREVAELVHAPHLQRRIVVLSAMSGTTNALVEIATLLYAGDTAAATARVEVLRQRYHEVARELLPEATTAEAAIEALNQHFDTILRLTSAPLSADGERVILAQGELLSTLLVHRYVTQVLHRPAVLLPALDFMRLDVDEEPDAAYIREHLATTLAPYAAEQLFITQGYICRSAQGHIDNLKRGGSDYSASLIGAAVEAEEIQIWTDIDGLHNNDPRVVQGTYPIRELSFDEAAELAYFGAKILHPSSVLPARQHGIPVRLLNTMQPEAPGTLISAKTGAEAIKAVAAKDGITAINVKSSRMLLAHGFLRSLFEIFERYRTSIDMITTSEVAVSLTIDDATRLPQILGELQRFGTVEVDENQSIICLVGSLGQDAHGAANQAFAALKDIPVRMISYGGSPNNISILVHTNDKVRALQALNAGVFLK from the coding sequence ATGAAAATTTTAAAGTTTGGCGGCACGTCCGTTGGGTCGCCGCAGCGGATGCGCGAAGTAGCTGAGTTGGTTCATGCCCCCCACTTGCAGCGCCGCATCGTGGTGCTCTCGGCCATGAGTGGCACCACCAATGCGCTGGTGGAAATTGCTACCCTGCTCTACGCCGGCGACACGGCCGCCGCTACCGCCCGCGTGGAGGTCCTGCGCCAGCGCTACCACGAGGTAGCCCGCGAGCTGCTCCCGGAAGCTACTACCGCTGAGGCTGCCATTGAGGCGCTTAATCAGCATTTCGACACAATACTCCGCCTGACTTCGGCCCCGCTTTCCGCCGATGGGGAACGGGTGATACTGGCCCAAGGGGAGCTGCTGAGCACGTTGCTAGTGCACCGCTACGTAACCCAGGTGCTGCACCGCCCGGCCGTGCTACTGCCCGCCCTGGACTTCATGCGCCTCGACGTGGATGAGGAGCCCGATGCGGCCTACATTCGGGAGCACCTGGCCACTACCTTGGCGCCCTACGCCGCTGAGCAGCTGTTCATTACCCAGGGCTACATCTGCCGCAGCGCCCAGGGCCACATCGACAACCTCAAGCGCGGGGGCTCCGACTACTCTGCTTCCCTGATTGGGGCGGCCGTGGAAGCCGAGGAAATCCAAATCTGGACCGACATTGACGGGCTGCACAACAACGACCCGCGCGTCGTGCAGGGTACCTACCCCATCCGGGAGCTGTCGTTTGACGAGGCCGCGGAGCTGGCTTACTTCGGAGCCAAGATTCTGCACCCCAGCTCGGTGCTACCGGCCCGCCAGCACGGCATTCCGGTGCGCCTGCTCAACACCATGCAGCCCGAAGCGCCCGGCACCCTGATTTCGGCCAAAACCGGGGCCGAGGCCATCAAGGCCGTAGCGGCCAAGGACGGCATCACGGCCATCAACGTGAAGTCGAGCCGGATGCTGCTGGCTCACGGCTTTTTGCGCAGCCTGTTTGAGATTTTCGAGCGTTACCGCACCTCCATCGACATGATTACTACCTCCGAGGTGGCCGTCTCCTTAACCATCGACGACGCCACCCGCCTACCCCAAATTCTGGGGGAGCTGCAGCGCTTCGGCACTGTGGAAGTAGATGAAAATCAGTCCATCATCTGCCTGGTTGGCAGCTTGGGGCAGGACGCGCACGGCGCGGCCAACCAAGCCTTTGCCGCCCTGAAAGACATTCCAGTGCGCATGATCAGCTACGGCGGCTCACCCAACAACATCAGCATTCTGGTGCATACCAACGACAAAGTACGCGCCTTGCAAGCCCTGAATGCCGGCGTGTTTTTGAAGTAG
- a CDS encoding beta-ketoacyl synthase N-terminal-like domain-containing protein has translation MTEFVAEDLILIRGRGRVSALGLVPAPAAAPTSPFSAHTAGLPVAALPTAAEAAVTQLRRQVPAYRQLDRTVLLGLLAARQATAAAGWHSGSAAALHHPLAVSMGSSRGATQRLEEFHAEFLAEGSVSAAASPLTTLGNVASWVAFDAGSTDGATLSHSSTCSSAFQALGNAMAWLRAGMATRFLAGGTEAPLTGFTLAQMRAIGIYSPYAAAQWPCRPGAGRPSTFVLGEGAAVFALEKVSRARAAAEPTTEPLFVLENVGFGFEAIGSKTGLSPDGQHFQQAIRQALAQARVSSADIDAVVLHSPGTPAGDAAERAALRAVFGELLPPLLSNKWLIGHTLGASAALSLDFALHVLATQQWPAPPFATDLAAAVAHPIRRILVNAAGFGGNAASALVSRLEVPA, from the coding sequence ATGACTGAGTTCGTTGCGGAAGACCTGATTTTGATTCGGGGCCGGGGCCGGGTGTCGGCGCTGGGCTTGGTGCCCGCTCCCGCTGCGGCCCCTACTTCTCCCTTCAGCGCCCACACTGCCGGCTTACCCGTGGCGGCCCTGCCTACCGCGGCTGAAGCCGCCGTAACTCAGTTGCGTCGCCAGGTTCCGGCCTACCGCCAGCTCGACCGCACCGTACTGCTGGGGTTGCTGGCGGCCCGCCAAGCCACCGCGGCGGCCGGCTGGCATTCGGGTTCAGCAGCTGCGCTACACCACCCCCTGGCCGTCAGCATGGGAAGCAGCCGGGGAGCCACGCAACGGCTCGAGGAGTTTCACGCCGAGTTTCTGGCTGAGGGAAGCGTTTCGGCCGCGGCTTCTCCGCTTACCACCCTGGGCAACGTGGCCAGTTGGGTAGCCTTTGATGCCGGTAGCACCGACGGCGCCACTCTTAGCCATTCCAGCACCTGCAGCAGCGCTTTTCAGGCCCTGGGCAATGCCATGGCCTGGCTGCGCGCGGGCATGGCTACGCGCTTTCTGGCGGGCGGCACGGAGGCCCCGCTCACTGGTTTTACGTTGGCGCAGATGCGGGCCATTGGTATTTATTCCCCTTACGCGGCCGCCCAGTGGCCCTGCCGCCCCGGGGCCGGCCGGCCCTCCACGTTTGTCCTGGGGGAAGGCGCGGCCGTATTTGCCCTGGAAAAAGTAAGCCGGGCGCGCGCGGCGGCAGAACCAACTACCGAACCTTTGTTTGTTCTGGAAAACGTAGGGTTTGGCTTTGAAGCCATTGGTAGTAAAACCGGCCTTTCTCCTGATGGTCAGCACTTTCAACAGGCCATCCGCCAGGCCTTGGCTCAGGCCCGGGTATCTTCTGCGGACATAGATGCAGTGGTGCTGCACAGCCCCGGCACCCCCGCCGGGGACGCCGCCGAGCGGGCCGCCTTGCGGGCCGTTTTCGGGGAACTGCTCCCCCCGCTCTTATCTAACAAATGGCTGATTGGTCACACCCTGGGCGCGTCGGCGGCCCTGAGCCTGGACTTTGCCCTGCACGTGCTGGCTACGCAGCAGTGGCCCGCCCCACCTTTCGCTACTGATTTGGCTGCGGCCGTTGCGCATCCCATTCGGCGCATTTTGGTGAATGCGGCCGGTTTTGGGGGCAATGCAGCCAGCGCGTTAGTATCCAGGCTGGAGGTGCCAGCCTGA
- a CDS encoding ArnT family glycosyltransferase, with protein sequence MPFPMTSRRWLWLLLLVLGAAFFWQLGSWGPLESSEARYAEIGREMLAGQDWLHPRLLGIQHFHKPPLTYWLTAAGLGLLGENTLGVRLLPVLAVLLQVGLMYGLALLLFPQDRARALAAAVIYGSLPVVLISALNVTTDAYLATLELAAAYGILRYYHSGGARWLYLFWVGLGLAFLTKGPVGFVLPLMVVIGFYFKQGQPRRPFTIHHALGFLAFALVGLSWYLYLMGENPAFVRYFLFEHTVERFANAATFNRAKPWWFYLVLAPATSLPWAVALVARAVRTPWSSVPQQWRNVLIFWVLVPLVFFSLSKSKLLLYVLPIFPGVVLLTVYYLGRCTEAALHRWYVGIVAFYGFLLGALCLLPIFTTVINLGFEVKPLTAIWPAAGIITLVLTLTLWNQVRIAPRLLAATVLFTVFLLLSAKPIMQQNELAFNGSRPLAEFLRSKQLTSRQVLVYDQLLPSLAFELGQLPVFLNDGNSSLNRETQFEPGTSWHRYLLYLQDPQQEPALGALLLQHPVLLVKGELKPERRWMLRHFQQQQKLGKWTVWW encoded by the coding sequence ATGCCCTTCCCAATGACCTCCCGCCGCTGGCTCTGGCTCTTGCTTTTAGTGCTCGGTGCGGCCTTTTTCTGGCAGCTGGGCAGTTGGGGGCCGTTGGAAAGCAGTGAGGCGCGCTACGCGGAAATCGGGCGGGAAATGCTAGCGGGCCAGGACTGGCTCCACCCGCGCCTGCTTGGGATTCAGCACTTTCACAAGCCTCCGCTTACGTACTGGCTCACGGCCGCCGGCCTGGGTCTGCTGGGCGAAAACACGCTGGGCGTGCGCCTGCTGCCGGTGCTGGCTGTGCTGCTGCAAGTGGGGCTCATGTACGGGCTGGCCCTGCTGCTGTTCCCGCAAGACCGGGCCCGGGCCCTGGCCGCCGCCGTCATCTACGGCAGCCTGCCCGTCGTGCTGATTTCGGCCCTCAACGTTACCACCGACGCCTACCTGGCCACCCTGGAACTGGCCGCCGCCTACGGCATTTTGCGCTACTACCACAGTGGCGGGGCGCGCTGGCTCTACCTGTTTTGGGTGGGGCTGGGGCTGGCTTTTCTCACCAAGGGCCCCGTGGGGTTTGTGCTACCCCTGATGGTGGTTATTGGGTTTTACTTCAAGCAGGGCCAACCGCGGCGGCCATTCACCATCCACCACGCCCTGGGTTTTTTGGCATTTGCGCTGGTGGGGCTGAGCTGGTACTTGTACCTGATGGGCGAGAATCCGGCCTTTGTGCGCTATTTCCTGTTCGAGCATACGGTGGAGCGCTTTGCCAACGCGGCCACATTCAACCGGGCCAAACCCTGGTGGTTTTACCTGGTGCTGGCCCCGGCTACCAGCCTGCCCTGGGCCGTGGCCCTGGTGGCCCGCGCCGTGCGCACGCCCTGGAGTTCGGTGCCGCAGCAGTGGCGCAACGTGCTCATTTTCTGGGTACTGGTGCCGCTGGTGTTCTTCTCCCTTTCCAAGTCCAAGCTGCTGCTCTACGTGCTGCCCATCTTCCCCGGGGTAGTGCTCCTGACGGTGTACTACCTGGGCCGTTGCACCGAGGCCGCCCTGCACCGCTGGTACGTGGGCATCGTGGCGTTTTATGGGTTTTTGCTCGGGGCCCTGTGCCTGCTACCCATCTTCACGACGGTCATCAACCTGGGGTTTGAGGTAAAGCCCCTGACGGCCATCTGGCCCGCGGCCGGCATTATTACGCTGGTGCTCACGCTCACGCTCTGGAACCAGGTGCGCATTGCCCCGCGCCTGTTGGCGGCCACGGTCCTGTTCACGGTATTCCTGCTGCTGTCGGCCAAGCCCATTATGCAGCAGAACGAGCTGGCCTTCAACGGCAGCCGCCCGCTGGCGGAGTTTCTGCGCAGCAAGCAGCTCACGAGCCGCCAGGTACTTGTGTACGACCAACTGCTGCCCTCCCTGGCTTTTGAGCTGGGGCAGCTGCCCGTATTCCTGAACGATGGCAACAGCAGCCTCAACCGTGAAACCCAGTTTGAGCCCGGCACCAGCTGGCACCGTTACCTGCTCTACCTCCAAGACCCCCAGCAGGAGCCAGCCCTCGGTGCCCTGCTCCTCCAACACCCGGTATTGCTGGTGAAAGGCGAGCTGAAGCCCGAGCGCCGGTGGATGCTACGCCACTTTCAGCAGCAGCAAAAGCTCGGCAAGTGGACCGTATGGTGGTAG
- the bioA gene encoding adenosylmethionine--8-amino-7-oxononanoate transaminase yields the protein MPTLSERDHAVVWHPYTQMQTAPLAVPIVRGEGSWLIAEDGTRYLDGISSWWVNLHGHAHPHIAERVSEQLRTLEHVLFAGFTHPAAVELAEQLLALLPTHQARVFYSDNGSTAVEVALKMVLQYFHNLGQPERRTFLCFRDSYHGDTFGAMAVSSRGAFTQPFWPLLFEVKFIDVPVPGREAEVLAQLDVLLARPEVAGFIFEPLVLGTAGMVMYAPEVLSEMLRRCHQRGVLCIADEVMTGFGRTGPLFASSLLQKQPDIMCFSKGLTGGTLAMGLTTCAAPIYEAFLSDDKMRALFHGHSYTANPVACAAALASLELTRADECSRQRQRIEAAHDAFRQEIETQPGIRQVRHRGTILAVEYDAGEGTSYFSRLRDAFYQLALDNHVVLRPLGNVVYLLPPYCTTDAELGLLYSVLRQMRGLVLNFQPAPTLPEYLHD from the coding sequence ATGCCTACCCTTTCCGAGCGGGACCATGCCGTTGTGTGGCACCCGTATACTCAAATGCAGACTGCTCCCCTGGCCGTGCCCATTGTGCGCGGCGAAGGCAGCTGGCTGATTGCCGAAGACGGCACCCGTTACCTAGATGGCATTTCCTCCTGGTGGGTGAACTTGCACGGGCACGCGCACCCGCACATTGCGGAGCGCGTGAGTGAGCAGCTCCGGACCCTGGAGCACGTGCTGTTTGCCGGCTTCACCCACCCCGCCGCCGTAGAGCTGGCCGAACAGCTGCTTGCCCTGCTGCCTACTCATCAGGCTCGCGTATTCTACTCCGATAACGGCTCGACGGCCGTGGAGGTGGCCCTGAAAATGGTGTTGCAGTACTTCCATAACCTGGGCCAGCCGGAGCGCCGCACCTTCCTCTGCTTCCGCGACTCCTACCACGGCGACACCTTCGGAGCTATGGCCGTGAGTAGCCGTGGGGCCTTCACCCAGCCCTTCTGGCCTCTGCTTTTTGAAGTGAAGTTTATTGATGTGCCGGTGCCGGGGAGGGAAGCCGAGGTGCTGGCCCAGCTTGATGTTCTGCTGGCCCGCCCCGAGGTAGCCGGCTTTATTTTCGAGCCCTTGGTGCTAGGCACGGCGGGCATGGTGATGTACGCGCCGGAGGTGTTGAGCGAAATGCTGCGCCGCTGCCACCAGCGCGGCGTGCTCTGCATTGCCGATGAGGTGATGACCGGCTTCGGCCGCACCGGACCGCTCTTTGCCAGCAGCTTGCTCCAAAAGCAACCCGACATCATGTGCTTTTCCAAGGGGCTCACCGGAGGCACCCTGGCCATGGGCCTGACTACCTGCGCCGCGCCCATTTACGAAGCTTTTCTGAGCGACGATAAGATGCGGGCCCTGTTCCACGGTCATTCCTACACGGCTAATCCCGTAGCCTGCGCCGCTGCCCTGGCTAGTCTGGAGCTAACCCGGGCCGACGAATGCAGCCGGCAGCGGCAGCGCATAGAAGCCGCTCACGACGCTTTTCGCCAAGAAATCGAAACCCAACCTGGCATCCGGCAGGTGCGGCACCGCGGCACCATTCTAGCCGTAGAGTACGACGCCGGTGAGGGCACCAGCTACTTCAGCCGCCTGCGCGACGCCTTCTATCAGCTGGCTCTGGATAACCACGTGGTGCTGCGGCCGCTGGGCAATGTGGTGTACTTGCTGCCACCCTACTGTACCACGGATGCGGAGCTAGGGCTGCTCTACAGCGTGCTGCGCCAGATGCGCGGACTGGTCCTCAACTTTCAGCCCGCCCCTACCCTGCCCGAATACCTGCATGACTGA
- the lysA gene encoding diaminopimelate decarboxylase encodes MPFQLPAELAQQPTPFYYYDLQLLDQTLVALTAAARPGNFQVHYALKANSNLPILQRIQQAGLGADCVSGGEVQRALEAGFAPDHVVFAGVGKSDAEISRALAADIFCFNAESVPELQVLNELAGAQGRTARVALRINPNVDAHTHAYITTGLDANKFGISLPDLAGVIDGLDSLLNVELVGLHAHIGSQITELSAFANLSRKLNELQTWLESRGHQLPHLNVGGGLGIDYQHPDQHSIPDFAAYFGMFEQHLERRPGQQVHVELGRAVVAQCGTLMSRVLYVKESQQTRFAILDAGMTELIRPALYGSFHLIQNLSSQGPELAYDIVGPICESSDTFGKAVLLPETRRGDLVAIRSAGAYGEVMSSAYNLREKAEAVYR; translated from the coding sequence ATGCCTTTTCAACTTCCGGCGGAGCTTGCCCAGCAGCCCACGCCTTTCTATTACTACGACCTGCAGCTGCTAGATCAGACCCTGGTGGCGCTTACGGCAGCGGCCCGGCCTGGCAACTTCCAAGTGCACTACGCCCTAAAGGCCAATTCCAACCTACCTATTCTGCAACGCATTCAGCAGGCCGGGCTGGGGGCCGACTGCGTGAGTGGCGGCGAGGTGCAGCGCGCCCTGGAGGCTGGTTTCGCACCGGACCACGTGGTATTTGCGGGCGTGGGCAAGTCTGATGCGGAAATTAGCCGTGCCCTGGCCGCCGACATCTTCTGCTTTAATGCCGAGTCGGTGCCGGAGCTGCAGGTGCTCAACGAGTTGGCCGGGGCCCAGGGCCGCACCGCGCGGGTAGCCCTGCGCATCAACCCCAACGTGGACGCCCACACCCACGCCTACATCACCACCGGCCTCGATGCCAACAAGTTCGGCATCAGTCTGCCCGATTTGGCCGGTGTCATTGATGGGCTGGATAGCTTACTTAATGTGGAGTTGGTAGGTCTGCACGCCCACATCGGCTCCCAGATTACGGAGCTGTCGGCGTTTGCCAACCTGAGCCGCAAGCTCAATGAGCTGCAAACCTGGCTGGAAAGCCGCGGCCACCAGCTGCCCCACCTCAACGTGGGCGGGGGCCTAGGCATCGATTATCAACACCCCGATCAGCACTCCATTCCGGACTTTGCCGCCTATTTCGGCATGTTTGAGCAGCACCTGGAGCGGCGGCCAGGCCAGCAGGTGCACGTGGAGTTGGGCCGGGCGGTAGTGGCCCAGTGCGGCACGCTCATGAGCCGGGTGCTTTACGTCAAGGAAAGCCAGCAAACCCGCTTTGCCATCCTCGATGCCGGCATGACGGAGCTGATCCGGCCGGCGCTGTACGGTAGCTTCCACCTTATTCAGAACCTAAGCAGCCAGGGCCCGGAACTGGCCTACGACATCGTGGGGCCCATTTGCGAGTCGTCGGATACGTTTGGGAAGGCCGTGCTCCTACCCGAAACCCGGCGCGGCGACTTGGTGGCAATTCGCTCGGCGGGGGCTTACGGCGAGGTGATGTCCTCGGCCTACAACCTGCGCGAAAAGGCCGAGGCCGTGTACCGCTAA
- a CDS encoding SDR family oxidoreductase, translating into MNILLTGATGYIGQRLLPLLVEAGHHVTCLVRDARRFELPERLRSQVTVAQGDLLKPDSLAELPLDIDAAYYLVHSMSGHNKDFFRLEQESARHFTHYLNRTSGRQVIYLSGIANDRALSVHLRSRKAVEKELRRAGQAALTVLRASIIIGSGSASFEIIRDLVDKLPVMVTPRWLNSRCQPIGIRDVMHYLLAVLDNPACLSQSFDIGGPDVLTYRQMLLDLAQVRGLRRYIITVPVLTPRLSSWWLYLVTSTTFSLAQSLVESLRNDTIVDKRRSIQAVVPHPCMPYRAAVELAFQRIEQNEVVSSWSDALSSGVMPRNYMDHIQIPQHGLLQDRQLLRFTRPPQEVLRNVWAIGGERGWYKVDWLWRIRGLLDKLVGGVGLRRGRRSATKLRAGDPLDFWRVLVADKASRRLLLYAEMKLPGEAWLQFRILDNEDGSHTLEQLAAFRPHGLAGRLYWYSLVPFHFIIFKGMIENIVQYGEATPYPAAVTPAAVPANG; encoded by the coding sequence ATGAACATTCTGCTTACTGGAGCCACTGGCTACATCGGCCAGCGGCTGCTGCCGCTGCTGGTGGAGGCCGGCCACCACGTCACCTGCCTGGTGCGCGACGCCCGCCGCTTTGAGCTGCCCGAACGGTTGCGCAGCCAGGTCACGGTAGCGCAGGGCGACTTGCTGAAGCCCGATTCGCTGGCGGAGCTTCCCCTCGACATCGACGCGGCGTACTACCTGGTGCACTCCATGAGCGGGCACAACAAGGACTTTTTCCGGCTGGAACAGGAATCGGCCCGGCACTTTACCCACTACCTCAACCGCACCAGCGGCCGGCAGGTCATCTACCTTTCCGGCATTGCCAACGACCGGGCCCTGAGCGTGCATCTTCGCTCCCGCAAGGCCGTGGAAAAGGAATTGCGCCGGGCCGGGCAAGCTGCCCTCACGGTGCTGCGGGCCAGCATTATCATTGGCTCCGGCTCAGCCTCGTTCGAGATTATTCGGGATTTGGTGGATAAGCTGCCGGTGATGGTGACGCCGCGCTGGCTGAACTCGCGCTGTCAGCCCATCGGCATCCGCGACGTGATGCACTACCTGCTGGCCGTTCTCGATAACCCCGCTTGCCTCAGCCAGTCGTTTGATATTGGCGGACCCGACGTGCTGACCTACCGCCAGATGCTGCTGGACTTGGCTCAGGTGCGCGGGCTCCGGCGTTACATTATTACGGTGCCGGTGCTCACGCCGCGGCTCTCGTCGTGGTGGCTGTATCTGGTTACCAGCACTACCTTCTCCCTGGCCCAGAGCCTGGTAGAAAGCCTGCGCAACGACACCATTGTGGACAAGCGCCGTAGCATTCAGGCGGTAGTGCCCCACCCCTGCATGCCGTACCGGGCGGCCGTGGAGCTGGCCTTCCAGCGCATCGAGCAGAATGAAGTAGTCAGCAGTTGGAGCGACGCGCTGAGCAGCGGCGTGATGCCTCGTAACTACATGGACCACATTCAGATACCCCAGCACGGCCTGCTCCAGGACCGTCAGCTGCTGCGCTTTACGCGGCCACCCCAGGAGGTGCTGCGCAACGTGTGGGCCATCGGTGGGGAGCGGGGCTGGTATAAAGTTGACTGGCTCTGGCGCATTCGGGGCCTTCTGGACAAGCTGGTGGGCGGCGTGGGCTTGCGCCGGGGCCGCCGCTCCGCTACCAAGCTGCGCGCCGGCGACCCGCTCGACTTCTGGCGCGTGCTGGTGGCCGACAAAGCCAGTCGCCGCCTACTACTCTACGCCGAAATGAAGCTCCCCGGCGAGGCCTGGCTGCAGTTTCGGATTCTAGATAATGAGGATGGGTCGCACACTTTAGAGCAGCTAGCTGCGTTTCGGCCCCACGGCCTGGCCGGGCGCCTGTACTGGTACTCGCTGGTGCCCTTTCACTTCATCATTTTCAAGGGCATGATTGAAAATATTGTGCAGTACGGAGAAGCCACGCCCTACCCGGCTGCCGTTACTCCAGCCGCTGTCCCGGCTAACGGCTGA
- a CDS encoding sce7726 family protein: MNDPEIRTLLYPLLQGGVYVDELPTGTTRADVVHITEQFMHGYELKGDADTLQRVAKQLPCYGRAYDFVTFVVTAKHLPKLLPQLPEWVGVLVASSEGLHAHRPALYNATVERPAVAALLRLEEIKQFLLAQGLPGVSTYRRRDVLNFLRTTQLVSLSALAHHVRRQLMGRMEERLAFRAERKAERQRVAARRRKRPKRK, encoded by the coding sequence ATGAACGATCCGGAAATCCGTACTCTGCTCTACCCCTTGCTGCAAGGCGGAGTGTACGTGGATGAGCTGCCCACTGGCACCACCCGCGCCGATGTGGTCCACATCACGGAGCAGTTTATGCACGGCTACGAGCTGAAAGGCGACGCCGACACCTTGCAGCGCGTGGCCAAACAGCTACCCTGCTACGGCCGGGCTTATGATTTCGTCACGTTTGTAGTTACGGCCAAGCACTTGCCCAAGCTACTGCCCCAGCTGCCGGAGTGGGTAGGCGTGCTCGTGGCGTCCAGTGAGGGGCTGCACGCCCACCGCCCAGCTTTGTACAATGCCACCGTGGAGCGCCCTGCCGTGGCCGCGCTGCTGCGCCTGGAGGAAATCAAGCAGTTTCTGCTGGCCCAGGGGCTACCGGGTGTGAGCACCTACCGCCGCCGCGACGTGCTGAATTTTCTGCGCACCACCCAACTCGTGTCTCTTTCGGCCCTGGCCCACCACGTGCGCCGCCAGCTGATGGGCCGCATGGAGGAGCGTCTGGCTTTCCGGGCCGAGCGCAAGGCGGAGCGGCAGCGGGTAGCCGCCCGGCGCCGCAAGCGCCCCAAGCGGAAGTAA